The region GAACTCAACCGGCGCATCGCGCTGCGCATCCGCGAGCGCTTCCAAGTCCCCTCCAAGGTGGACGTCGTGGTGGGCGAGCGCAAGCCCAGCGATTTCCCCGGCTACGACACCCTCACCGTCACTCTGGTCAGCGGCGAGAAGAAGACGCCCTTCGACTTCCTGATCTCCAAAGACAACAACACCCTGGCGCGCTTCACCAAGATGGACGTCAGCGCCGCCGGCGATGTGATGAGCAAGATCGACCTGGCCGGCCGCCCGGTGCGCGGCAACCCTAACGCCAAGGTGGTGGTGGTCAACTTCGACGACTTCCAGTGTCCCTACTGCGCCGAGATGCACAGCGTCATCCTGGAGAGCATCCTCAAGCCCTACGGCGACCGCATCAAGCTGGTGTACAAGGACTACCCGCTGCCCTTCCATCCCTGGGCGCGGCACGCCGCCATGGACGCCAACTGCCTGGCCGCGCAGAACGCCGACGCCTATTGGGGCTTCGCCGACTACGTGCACACCAACCTGGGCAAGATCGAGGGGCCGCGCTCGGCTCCCAAGTCCTTCCCGGACCAGGTCAAGGCCGTGGACCAGGTCGCCGCCGACCAGGCCGCCCGCTTCAAGCTCGACGACTCCCAGCTCGCCGCCTGCCTCAAGACCGCCGACGAGAAGGCCATCGAGGCTTCCATCAAGGAGGGCGACACCCTGGGCGTGGACGGCACTCCCACCATGTTCGTGAACGGGGAGAAGGTGGACGGCGCCGTCCCCCCGGAGGAGTTGCGCCGGGTGCTGGACCGGGCCCTGCGCGATGCCGGCCAGCCCGTGCCGGCGCCCGCCGAGCCGGCCTCCCCGCCCGCTCCCCCGGCCAAGAAGTAGGGGCGCGGCGGAAGCCACCCGAGTTGGCGGGGTCGAAGTGGCTTCGGTACAATCGTTTCTTCCCCTTGTGACCGCTGCCTAAGCTCGCGGAGGACGGATTGAGACTCGATGGCGCGCGATTTTCCCCGGCCAAGGCCCTGGCCGGGCTGTTGACTCTGGCCCTGCTGGCCTGGGGCTTGGGCTGCCACCGTGGCCAGAGCGACAAGGACGTCATGGCCACCGTCAACGGCCAGAAGATCCTGCGCTCCGAGGTCGACAAGTACTTCAATAACCAGACCGCCGACGCTCCCCAGAAGCCCACCGGCGAGCAGGCGGCCAGCCTCCGCCTGGGCATCCTCAGCGAACTCATCCAGCAGCAGATCCTCATGCAGCGCGCCGAGAAGCTCAAGCTGGTGGCCTCCGACGACGAGGTGGAGAGCAAGTTCGCCGAGATCAAGGCCCCCTACACCCAGGAGGAGTTCGCCAAGCGCCTCAAGGACCGCGGCATCACCCAGCAGGACCTGAAGGACGAGGTCCGCCGCAACCTCACCATCCAGAAGCTCTTCAACAAGGAAGTCACCTCCAAGATCAACATCAGCGACGCCGACATCAAGAACTACTACGACGCCCACAAGGCCGAGTTCAACCTCATCGAGCCCCAGTACCACATCGCCCAGATCTGGGTCAGCTCGCAGCCCAATCCCATGGTGCACAACCGCAAGAACTCCAAGGCGCAGAACGACACCGAGGCCCGCGCCAAGGTACAGATGCTCCTCAACCGCCTGGACAGCGGCGACGACTTCGCTACCCTGGCCATGGACTACTCCGAGGACCCCGACTCCGCTCCCAACGGCGGCGACATGGGCCTGGTCCCCGAATCCTCCCTCAAGCAGACCGACCCCGGCACCCGCGACGCCCTCACCAAGATGAAGGCGGGGCAGATCAGCGGCGCCATCCCCGTGGTCGGCCCCCAGGGCAAGGGCTACCGCATCGTGCAGTTGCTGGCCAAGGAGCCCGCCGGGCAGCGCGAGTTCAACGATCCCCGGGTGCAGCAGGCCATCCGCGAGCAACTTCGCCAGCGCCTGGAGCAACTGCTGAAGACCGCCTACTACGAGGTCGCCCGCAACGAGGCCAA is a window of Terriglobales bacterium DNA encoding:
- a CDS encoding thioredoxin domain-containing protein; protein product: LVVLAKRALLLVFLLCLGCAAQSNTAASTPASSAELNRRIALRIRERFQVPSKVDVVVGERKPSDFPGYDTLTVTLVSGEKKTPFDFLISKDNNTLARFTKMDVSAAGDVMSKIDLAGRPVRGNPNAKVVVVNFDDFQCPYCAEMHSVILESILKPYGDRIKLVYKDYPLPFHPWARHAAMDANCLAAQNADAYWGFADYVHTNLGKIEGPRSAPKSFPDQVKAVDQVAADQAARFKLDDSQLAACLKTADEKAIEASIKEGDTLGVDGTPTMFVNGEKVDGAVPPEELRRVLDRALRDAGQPVPAPAEPASPPAPPAKK
- a CDS encoding SurA N-terminal domain-containing protein; translation: MRLDGARFSPAKALAGLLTLALLAWGLGCHRGQSDKDVMATVNGQKILRSEVDKYFNNQTADAPQKPTGEQAASLRLGILSELIQQQILMQRAEKLKLVASDDEVESKFAEIKAPYTQEEFAKRLKDRGITQQDLKDEVRRNLTIQKLFNKEVTSKINISDADIKNYYDAHKAEFNLIEPQYHIAQIWVSSQPNPMVHNRKNSKAQNDTEARAKVQMLLNRLDSGDDFATLAMDYSEDPDSAPNGGDMGLVPESSLKQTDPGTRDALTKMKAGQISGAIPVVGPQGKGYRIVQLLAKEPAGQREFNDPRVQQAIREQLRQRLEQLLKTAYYEVARNEA